The Aspergillus nidulans FGSC A4 chromosome VIII genome contains the following window.
GAGCGTCAGGATCCGCCGTgtcagcatcaacagctgGCTcatccaaagccaaagccaccaAACCAGCAACAAAGACCAAAAATACTAACGCGGCAACCACCTTTTTCTCGAATAATAAACCCGCAAAAGCCACCACTTCCCGCCAAAGGCCATCGCCTTCCCCGAGTCCTACAAACTCAGGCACCGACTCGACTTCCTCCACATCAGATGATTCAAGCCGCGCCTCGCCCGCTTCGGCCTCAGACGACGAGAGTGAAGCAAACTACATTCTCGCTGAAATCACACACGCTAAACCCGAGCACGAAGACGTCCTCTCATCGGAACCGCTCATCCCGCCGAAATTGTTAACGAGGCTCTTGCACCATCATTTCCGGAGCGAAAAGACGAAGATTGCGAAGGATGCGAATGCCGTTGTTGCGAAGTATATCGATGTCTTTGTGAGGGAGGCTGTTGCTAGGGCAGCTTTTGAGAGGTCCGAGGCACAAGGGGGTGCGAGTGGTGGGGTTGGGATTGCGGATGGGTTTTTGGAGGTCTGTTGTCCAtttattttcttttatcATCTTTCTCTACTTCTTAACGCGTGCCATTGTTTGATAGTCTTGtgctgatattgatatgGTAGGTCGAGGATCTTGAGAAAATGGGACCGCAGCTTGCTATGGACTTTTAGGTGTTGATTATTTACCTTGGAAAGATGGCTGGCTTTGTTCTGGGTGTTGGGTGTTCTGCTGGGGTTCCTCTAGGGCATGGCATGTTCTTTGCTTGTACTCGTGATACCAGTCGTGTGGATTTTTGATTATGATTGAGGCTCTTGTATGCCGTCTTTGGTATGTTTATTGACTGCATGGGTGCAACATTGGGTGGGTAGGAATTCATTCATCATCGGCTTGGGCGCTATGCATTAGTATAAACGCGTAGTCTGTCGGAGTATGTACATGTTGTAAACGTTTCTTAACAAGGTCTAATGCTTAACCACTCAGCAACGCATCCTTCGCTGCCGTTGTCGGTGTATCGGCCGCTTCCACAGTGTGAACCGAAGAAACAGCCTCCATCCTATCATTTGCTTTATCCTGCTCATTCTCAacctctgccttcttctgtttctctcccttcttaACCTGCAATGCCCCAACCTCCATCGCCTCCTCCGGCGTTGGTCGAATATGCGGCTGACAGACCCAGAACGGCCTTCCATATTCCGCAATTGTCGCCTTCGACCCGGTCAAGCTCGGATCGGGCTTATGCTCAAAGCGCTCAGGAAACTGCTTGTACTCTTTAAGCCCCTTCctgacttcttcctcgagaatGGAGAGTGTGTGCTCGAAGGTTGACATGTCGGACGGTGAGGATCTGGCGAGCGCATCGCGGACGTTTGTATGCGTGGCAATCAGAGggcggaagagctggaagagatgTGCTTGCATGAACTTCGTAGAAGGGCTGTTGGGGTTCCCGTGGCGGAATTTATGGGGAACCTTTTGTTTTCTCTGTTTCTTCTTAGGCggtccctcttcttcttcttctttctcttctccaccaTGGGCTTCGACTTCAGCTGCCGGTGCTGTGGTGTTGGTAGTAGTGTTTGATTGCGGTagcgcttcttcctctgggtCGGAGGGGATGTATAGAGGTTTTCGTTCCGGGACGGGCTGTTCGAGGACGTATTTATAAATGATGTCCAAGTACCGTCGGAATACTGCATCGATGCGgtatcctcctcttccgtcTCTGCCTCGCCAGTATTCTCTCCCTTCGCTGCCGACTGGAGGAGGTTTAGCAAAGATAGAGGGATCCGACAAGTTTCCTTCGGCGCTCATCACACCATCTGCGCCGGTTGCCTCGAGGCAGCGTGCCAAATCGTCGTGGTTCAGGTTGTTCCCATTCGCAAAGATAACAGTGTCCGGGGGCAGGTTATCTCGTAAATACCTAATATAGCTCCAATCAGCCAGCCCGGTATTATGACCCTTTTGCTCTCTTGTCCGTCCATGGAGGGTGATTATGCTTGCGCCAGCGGAGAGTATCATCTTGGCATACTCCAAAGTCTTCTCCTTCGATTCTTGGATTCTAAACTTCGCCGTA
Protein-coding sequences here:
- a CDS encoding tRNA-dihydrouridine synthase family protein (transcript_id=CADANIAT00001695) encodes the protein MAISETVPAISNGVAQIAPEKAEPVTRKKLHGRAFYESIGSPKYIVAPMVDRSEFAWRMLTRSFMTPEESKSVLAYSPMYHARLFEEHAGYRAKAFHPTRAWGDTKCKGDDSPYLDGNPAIDRPLFVQFCANDPDDFFNAARHVAPYCDAVDLNLGCPQGIARRGHYGAFLQEDWDLIYKLINKLHMELEVPVTAKFRIQESKEKTLEYAKMILSAGASIITLHGRTREQKGHNTGLADWSYIRYLRDNLPPDTVIFANGNNLNHDDLARCLEATGADGVMSAEGNLSDPSIFAKPPPVGSEGREYWRGRDGRGGYRIDAVFRRYLDIIYKYVLEQPVPERKPLYIPSDPEEEALPQSNTTTNTTAPAAEVEAHGGEEKEEEEEGPPKKKQRKQKVPHKFRHGNPNSPSTKFMQAHLFQLFRPLIATHTNVRDALARSSPSDMSTFEHTLSILEEEVRKGLKEYKQFPERFEHKPDPSLTGSKATIAEYGRPFWVCQPHIRPTPEEAMEVGALQVKKGEKQKKAEVENEQDKANDRMEAVSSVHTVEAADTPTTAAKDALLSG